The following coding sequences are from one Nicotiana tabacum cultivar K326 chromosome 1, ASM71507v2, whole genome shotgun sequence window:
- the LOC142181582 gene encoding uncharacterized protein LOC142181582, which produces MSRTGSDDERRVLQEAEIKARNDFTLQAMHQQFERLNLQLQEMRDTIVDQNDKIAELRRENNVRPQARRNVPHAPIVNQENPIDDFNDIDFDRVGRDRRGQRGRVEDDNISSIKMKMPSFKGARDPDLYLDWERKVEAIFDCHNYSEGKKVKLVVVEFSDYAAIWWKKLARDRLQEGQAPVATWAEMKRVMRKRFVPSHFQRELQQRLQTLKQGSMSVDEYFKAMDMAMIQANCTEEEEATMARFLNDLNKEIADVVELQQYVTIDELVDLSVKIENQNKRKQTSSWKGRTSTISKKPWPYHEMKSFSRPQEDKGKGKFENKEGGKTFNPKLFTPSSYIQCHKCKGRGHMMHECPSRRNIILRENGGYESEKGEGEEEGEMSDEDDVELPNEGMIGVVRRIMTINLASNSE; this is translated from the coding sequence atgtcgcgtacaggtagtgatgatgaacgaagggttctccaagaagctgaaatcaaagcaagaaatgattttaccttgcaagctatgcatcaacaatttgaaaggttgaatttgcaactccaagagatgagggaTACCATTGTCGATCAAAATGATAAAATAGCTGAACTTAggagggaaaataatgttagaccccaagctaggagaaatgtaccccatgctcccattgtaaatcaagaaaaccctatagatgattttaatgatattgattttgatagggtgggaagagataggaggggacaaagaggtagagtagaagatgacaatataagtagtataaagatgaagatgccatcattcaagggagcaagggacccagacttgtaccttgattgggagagaaaggttgaagccatctttgattgtcacaactactctgagggtaagaaagttaaacttgttgttgttgagttttctgactatgctgctatttggtggaaaaagcttgctagggacagattgcaagaaggacaagcaccagttgctacttgggctgagatgaagagggtgatgaggaagagattcgtgccatcacactttcaaagagagctacaacaacgtctccaaacattgaagcaagggtccatgtctgtggatgagtactttaaggctatggatatggctatgatccaagctaattgtacagaggaagaagaggctacaatggctaggtttttaaatgatttaaataaggaaatagctgatgtagtagaattacaacaatatgttacaatagatgagttagttgatttgtctgtaaagatagaaaatcaaaataaaagaaagcagactagctcgtggaaaggtcggacaagcaccatctccaagaagccatggCCATATCATGAGATGAAGAGTTTttctagacctcaagaagacaagggtaaaggtaaatttgagaacaaagagggaggtaaaacctttaaccctaaactttttacaccttctagttatattcaatgtcataaatgtaaaggaaggggtcatatgatgcatgaatgtccaagtagaagaaacatcattcttagagaaaatggaggatatgagagtgaaaaaggtgagggagaagaagagggagagatgagtgatgaagatgatgtagaactacctaatgagggcatgattggggtagttagaaggattatgactatcaatttggcAAGCAATAGCGAAtaa